The following proteins are encoded in a genomic region of Diabrotica virgifera virgifera chromosome 1, PGI_DIABVI_V3a:
- the LOC126893397 gene encoding uncharacterized protein LOC126893397, whose product MDETYVHSSHTYQKSWSDSSNKGIQKPVSKGQMLVIVHAGGESGFVKNAYLRYKPTIKTGDYHDTMNYDNYKKWLQDKLIPNLPPNSVLVIDNAPYHKVQTEKCPTMSSRKAEMQQWLTTRNISFTDDMLKFELYDIIKLHKALFKTYEIDKILEDKGHSVLRLPKILSGFESYRVSMGFYEAICG is encoded by the coding sequence ATGGATGAAACATACGTCCATTCATCTCATACCTACCAAAAGAGCTGGTCTGATAGTTCAAACAAGGGCATACAAAAACCAGTATCTAAAGGACAGATGCTTGTGATAGTGCATGCTGGAGGTGAAAGTGGTTTTGTTAAAAACGCTTATCTGCGCTACAAACCTACTATAAAAACAGGAGATTATCATGATACAATGAACTACGACAATTACAAAAAGTGGCTTCAGGATAAATTGATACCAAATTTGCCCCCGAACAGCGTTTTAGTGATTGATAATGCACCGTATCACAAAGTACAAACTGAGAAATGTCCAACTATGTCTTCCAGGAAAGCAGAAATGCAGCAGTGGCTGACAACGCGAAATATTTCCTTTACAGATGACATGTTGAAATTTGAATTATACGACATTATAAAATTACACAAAGCTCTGTTTAAAACCTATGAAATTGACAAAATACTCGAGGATAAAGGACATTCAGTTTTACGGTTACCCAAGATATTATCCGGATTTGAATCCTATAGAGTTAGTATGGGCTTCTATGAAGCAATATGTGGCTGA